The following are from one region of the Meiothermus sp. Pnk-1 genome:
- the rocF gene encoding arginase, with protein sequence MGKRIGVLGVPMDLGAGRRGVDMGPSALRYGQLHEALEALGHAVDDYGDIDVPVVESIRSEHGRNGLAYLETIRKACQDTLEKLLEFPADVFPIVLGGDHSIAMGSVSGASRRERIGVIWVDAHADFNTPETSPSGNIHGMPLAALCGLGDPRLVNLGWEGPKVRPEDVVLIGVRSLDKGEVALLRERGVTVYTMKEIDTLGISAVAGATLEKLRGISRIHLSLDADVLDPEVAPGVGTPVKGGLTYREAHLLMELLADAGVVTSLDLVEVNPILDRENRTAQMMVELASSLLGKKIY encoded by the coding sequence ATGGGTAAGCGGATTGGCGTGCTAGGGGTACCGATGGACCTGGGGGCTGGGCGGCGTGGGGTGGATATGGGGCCCAGCGCGCTGCGGTATGGGCAGCTTCACGAGGCGCTAGAGGCTCTGGGCCATGCCGTGGACGATTACGGCGATATTGATGTGCCGGTGGTGGAGAGCATTCGCTCTGAGCACGGGCGGAATGGCCTGGCCTACCTCGAGACCATCCGTAAGGCCTGCCAAGACACCCTGGAGAAGCTCCTAGAGTTCCCTGCCGATGTCTTCCCCATCGTGCTGGGGGGAGACCACTCGATCGCCATGGGCTCGGTGAGCGGGGCCAGCCGCAGGGAGCGCATCGGAGTGATCTGGGTGGATGCTCACGCCGATTTCAACACCCCTGAGACCTCCCCCAGCGGGAACATCCACGGTATGCCCCTGGCCGCCTTGTGCGGCCTGGGCGACCCCCGCTTGGTCAACCTGGGTTGGGAAGGTCCCAAGGTGCGCCCGGAAGATGTGGTACTTATCGGCGTCCGCAGCCTGGATAAGGGCGAGGTGGCCCTGCTGCGCGAGCGCGGGGTGACGGTATACACCATGAAGGAAATCGATACCCTGGGCATCTCCGCCGTCGCGGGGGCCACTTTGGAAAAGCTTAGGGGCATCTCCAGGATTCACCTCTCCCTGGATGCCGATGTTCTCGACCCCGAGGTAGCCCCTGGAGTGGGCACGCCGGTCAAGGGGGGGCTGACCTACCGCGAAGCGCACCTGCTGATGGAACTGTTGGCCGACGCGGGGGTCGTCACCAGCTTGGACTTGGTGGAGGTCAACCCCATCCTCGACCGGGAGAACCGCACCGCGCAGATGATGGTAGAGCTTGCGAGCAGCCTTCTGGGGAAGAAGATTTATTAG
- the hisA gene encoding 1-(5-phosphoribosyl)-5-[(5-phosphoribosylamino)methylideneamino]imidazole-4-carboxamide isomerase yields the protein MLVIPAVDIQGGRAVRLLGGDPEQQTVYFEDPLEAALHWQGQGAQFLHLVDLDAATGRGENRAVLRRIAQHLSVPFEVGGGVRSLEAARELLALGAARVVVGTLAVKAPALLEAMLAEFGPERVAVSLDAKGLEVVVAGWAEGTAQDVRDLAKTMYQMGVKTLIYTDVRRDGTLAGLDLEMVKSVRAAWPGFLIAGGGIASDADLEDLHKLGVEGAITGKAVYEGRIDLRRWV from the coding sequence GTGTTGGTGATCCCTGCCGTGGACATCCAAGGGGGCCGCGCGGTGCGGCTTTTGGGGGGCGACCCCGAGCAACAGACCGTTTACTTTGAAGACCCGCTCGAGGCCGCATTGCACTGGCAAGGCCAGGGGGCGCAGTTCTTGCACTTGGTGGACCTGGACGCGGCCACCGGGAGAGGGGAGAACCGGGCTGTCTTGCGGCGGATTGCCCAACACCTCTCCGTTCCCTTTGAGGTGGGGGGAGGGGTGCGGAGCTTGGAAGCTGCCCGTGAACTGCTTGCTTTGGGGGCCGCGCGGGTGGTGGTAGGTACGCTAGCCGTGAAAGCCCCTGCGCTGCTCGAGGCCATGCTGGCCGAGTTCGGCCCCGAGCGGGTAGCGGTGAGCTTGGATGCCAAGGGCTTGGAGGTAGTCGTCGCAGGATGGGCTGAGGGCACTGCCCAGGACGTGCGGGATCTAGCCAAAACCATGTACCAGATGGGGGTGAAGACCCTCATCTATACCGACGTCCGCCGCGACGGCACGCTGGCGGGGCTCGACCTGGAAATGGTAAAGAGCGTCCGGGCGGCCTGGCCCGGCTTCCTAATCGCGGGCGGGGGAATCGCCAGCGACGCTGACCTCGAGGACCTACACAAGCTGGGGGTGGAGGGTGCCATCACCGGCAAGGCCGTGTACGAGGGGCGGATTGATTTGCGGCGATGGGTGTAA
- a CDS encoding LapA family protein, whose translation MKILNWLTVLLTLGVIGTSYGLYRLEPTLVIGTPWGSLHVAYLLAGGFAAGGLVMGFFLLANWWGFQRVLRRRGAELRKLRGELEALRQAHPEEVVRIPDRPEAP comes from the coding sequence ATGAAGATCCTCAACTGGCTGACGGTGCTGCTCACCCTGGGGGTGATCGGGACGAGCTATGGCCTATATCGCCTCGAGCCAACCCTGGTGATAGGGACTCCCTGGGGGAGTCTGCACGTGGCCTACCTGCTGGCCGGGGGTTTCGCCGCCGGGGGGTTGGTGATGGGGTTTTTTCTGCTGGCCAACTGGTGGGGTTTTCAGCGCGTTTTGCGCCGCCGGGGAGCGGAATTGCGTAAGTTGAGGGGCGAGCTCGAGGCCTTGCGCCAGGCCCACCCCGAGGAAGTAGTGCGGATCCCGGATCGTCCCGAAGCGCCGTGA
- a CDS encoding DHH family phosphoesterase: MIWKFRPWPARAELEPLMFTLGIPPLAAAVLYNRGFRDPKLLDPPLELLPIRGLEEAAGRVIQALERGERIRIHGDYDADGLTGTAILLGGLARLGARVHAFVPHRLHEGYGVLMDRIPEHLEACELFITVDCGISNHAELRSLVENGISVLVTDHHSPGEVLPPGLIVHPALTPELHGLPHPTGAGVAYLLLWKVRELLGLAAPVEFADLAAIGTIADVAPLLGFNRALVKEGLRQLRQSAHLGLRELAGQHCKDYTAVEVAFRIAPRINAASRLGEAELALELLTTDNPWAARRLAEDLNILNARRQRIEEEMLNRVLPTLDHAAPAYVVHDPEGNAGVMGIVASRILERFYKPVFIIAEGKGSVRSTPGISAVGALRASAGFLKRFGGHAQAAGFAIAEENIPLFREAVYRYVAQHPAPIPEVHLDGSLSGEDFAELYEALQFLEPLGQENPEPLFYLRGKPERVATMGEGRHLRFYLDGIKVVRWKDSGENLPQAEVELAASLTVNEWRGERALELRALAYRAPQPDEAPPDDAGWAKPVAFRSVLQEVVAAKLPVYVAPEGAAWFAARGVPVVCPEEAEVWFGLPESAVSPPSVVRVALSEKALNGLVPQVGKPHFRKVVAAWERGLAPGEPWATVFHELGLRDPALAEGANLYASATYRWLSLRAALGRRLATAYRIRSVEMLSEAIERWWELAVNLKEGRRVPALP, encoded by the coding sequence ATGATCTGGAAGTTCCGTCCCTGGCCTGCTCGAGCCGAGCTCGAGCCCCTGATGTTCACCTTGGGAATTCCCCCCTTGGCGGCGGCCGTGCTCTATAACCGGGGCTTTCGCGATCCTAAGCTGCTTGACCCCCCCCTGGAGTTGCTGCCGATTAGGGGCTTGGAGGAAGCCGCTGGGCGGGTGATTCAGGCCCTTGAGAGGGGGGAACGCATTCGCATCCACGGCGACTACGATGCCGACGGCCTGACCGGGACCGCGATCCTGCTGGGCGGGCTGGCGCGGCTGGGGGCTAGGGTGCACGCCTTCGTACCTCACCGGCTCCACGAGGGCTACGGGGTGCTGATGGACCGGATCCCCGAGCACCTCGAGGCCTGTGAGCTCTTCATCACCGTGGACTGCGGCATCTCTAACCACGCCGAGCTCAGGAGTTTGGTGGAAAACGGGATCAGCGTGCTCGTCACCGACCACCACTCGCCGGGCGAGGTCCTGCCCCCCGGCCTCATCGTCCATCCGGCCCTGACCCCCGAGCTCCACGGGCTTCCCCACCCGACGGGGGCGGGGGTGGCCTATTTGCTCTTGTGGAAAGTCAGGGAGTTGTTGGGGCTGGCGGCCCCGGTGGAATTCGCCGATCTAGCGGCCATCGGAACCATTGCGGACGTGGCTCCGCTGTTGGGTTTCAACCGGGCGTTGGTTAAAGAGGGGTTGCGTCAGCTGCGCCAATCGGCTCACCTGGGTTTACGTGAGTTGGCTGGCCAGCACTGCAAGGACTACACCGCGGTGGAGGTGGCTTTCCGCATCGCCCCTCGAATCAACGCCGCTTCGCGGCTGGGAGAGGCTGAACTCGCCCTCGAGCTGCTCACTACCGATAATCCCTGGGCCGCTCGACGGTTGGCGGAGGACCTGAATATCCTCAACGCCCGCCGCCAGAGGATCGAGGAGGAGATGCTCAACCGGGTGTTGCCCACCCTTGACCACGCCGCCCCGGCCTACGTAGTGCACGATCCAGAGGGAAATGCAGGGGTGATGGGAATTGTGGCCAGCCGGATCTTGGAGCGGTTTTACAAGCCGGTCTTCATCATCGCCGAGGGAAAGGGCAGCGTGCGCTCGACGCCCGGCATCAGCGCGGTGGGGGCATTGCGGGCCAGCGCTGGCTTCCTCAAGCGCTTTGGTGGGCACGCGCAGGCTGCGGGGTTTGCCATCGCCGAGGAGAACATCCCCCTCTTTCGGGAAGCCGTCTACCGCTACGTGGCCCAGCATCCGGCCCCGATCCCCGAGGTTCACCTGGACGGCAGCCTCAGCGGAGAGGACTTCGCCGAGCTGTACGAGGCTTTGCAGTTCCTCGAGCCTTTGGGTCAAGAAAATCCCGAGCCCCTTTTCTACCTCAGGGGCAAGCCGGAGAGGGTGGCCACGATGGGCGAGGGCCGTCACCTGCGGTTTTACCTGGATGGGATCAAGGTGGTGCGCTGGAAAGACTCGGGCGAGAATCTGCCGCAGGCCGAAGTCGAGCTAGCGGCCAGCCTGACCGTTAACGAATGGCGGGGAGAACGGGCGCTCGAGCTGCGGGCCCTCGCCTACCGCGCTCCACAGCCAGACGAGGCCCCCCCCGACGACGCGGGCTGGGCCAAGCCGGTCGCCTTTCGGAGCGTTTTGCAGGAGGTTGTAGCGGCGAAGTTACCCGTGTATGTGGCCCCCGAGGGAGCAGCCTGGTTCGCCGCTCGAGGGGTTCCAGTGGTCTGCCCAGAGGAAGCCGAAGTGTGGTTCGGCCTCCCGGAGTCGGCGGTTTCCCCCCCCAGCGTCGTACGGGTTGCCCTTTCCGAGAAAGCGCTGAACGGGCTCGTTCCCCAGGTAGGTAAACCCCATTTCCGCAAGGTTGTCGCAGCCTGGGAACGGGGTTTGGCCCCGGGCGAACCCTGGGCCACGGTCTTCCACGAGCTGGGCCTTAGGGATCCGGCTTTGGCGGAGGGCGCCAACCTTTACGCCTCCGCTACCTATCGCTGGCTCAGCTTGCGGGCGGCGTTGGGGCGGCGACTGGCGACGGCTTACCGAATCCGCTCGGTGGAGATGTTGTCCGAGGCCATTGAGCGTTGGTGGGAGCTTGCAGTCAACTTGAAGGAGGGCAGGCGTGTACCGGCGCTTCCGTGA